One Fusobacterium ulcerans DNA segment encodes these proteins:
- a CDS encoding energy transducer TonB has protein sequence MKFYVISFLCHLLLIFAVYTKPVKDIKLDSKNVLVYLSELKVENNTPAPAPLQSLAQPEPKKEGKPKEEKKVEKKTEKKVVKKVVKKEVKKKEEPIKEESKETAKEETTSGNSIPYNPLAGLVKDGTGTYIGDQKSGEGIRYRIKREVEPEYPIIAKRANYRNEVVIKTKFLIGLNGKVEEIIFLDNFTSYGFRKEVEKALKKWEFDPIIYHGEKIKLYFYKDFRFNVK, from the coding sequence TTGAAATTCTATGTAATCTCTTTTTTATGTCATCTGCTGTTGATTTTTGCTGTATATACCAAGCCTGTAAAAGATATAAAGCTGGATAGCAAGAATGTTCTCGTATATCTCAGCGAGCTGAAAGTAGAGAATAATACCCCTGCTCCAGCACCTTTGCAGTCTCTTGCACAGCCAGAGCCTAAGAAAGAGGGAAAACCAAAGGAAGAAAAGAAAGTTGAAAAGAAGACAGAGAAAAAAGTAGTAAAAAAAGTTGTTAAAAAAGAAGTTAAAAAGAAAGAGGAACCAATAAAAGAAGAAAGTAAGGAAACTGCAAAAGAGGAGACAACTTCTGGAAATTCAATACCATATAATCCTTTGGCTGGACTGGTAAAAGATGGAACTGGTACCTATATAGGAGATCAGAAAAGCGGAGAAGGCATCAGGTACAGAATCAAAAGAGAGGTTGAACCAGAATACCCTATTATTGCTAAAAGAGCTAACTACAGAAATGAGGTAGTTATAAAAACAAAATTCCTCATTGGGCTCAATGGAAAAGTGGAGGAAATAATATTTCTGGACAATTTTACTTCTTACGGCTTTAGAAAAGAGGTAGAGAAGGCTCTTAAAAAATGGGAGTTCGATCCAATTATTTATCATGGTGAAAAAATAAAACTCTATTTCTATAAAGATTTCAGATTTAATGTAAAGTAA
- a CDS encoding ExbD/TolR family protein — protein MRELRRRKGIINPDLTPLIDVVFQLLIFFMLVTTFSQYNKFDMNLPKSSVEEINTTEEGAELIIDKDGKYFFKNGEDSVEIENTKLEETVSELMKGRKEQTLIVSADKDLRYETVIETMGRLKNIGLEKLEINSIK, from the coding sequence ATGAGAGAACTAAGAAGAAGGAAGGGGATAATCAATCCTGATCTGACACCATTGATAGATGTGGTATTTCAGCTGTTGATATTTTTTATGCTGGTAACTACATTCAGCCAGTACAATAAATTTGATATGAATCTCCCAAAATCTTCTGTAGAGGAAATAAATACAACAGAAGAGGGAGCTGAACTGATAATAGATAAAGATGGAAAGTATTTCTTTAAAAATGGTGAGGATTCTGTAGAGATAGAAAATACAAAACTGGAAGAAACTGTAAGTGAACTGATGAAAGGAAGAAAGGAACAAACCCTTATTGTCAGTGCTGATAAAGATTTAAGATATGAAACTGTAATTGAAACTATGGGAAGGCTGAAGAATATAGGACTGGAAAAATTAGAAATAAACAGTATAAAGTAA
- a CDS encoding MotA/TolQ/ExbB proton channel family protein has translation MYTYFVEGGIMMWLLAALSIVGLGTILERTAYFMKNEQGITTEFKEEIVNLVRAEKENEAIALCDKTNNSVSRTVKSILLAYRNENDLYESKEKLMKEKALEQIENLERRLSILGIVAYISPMAGLLGTVLGMIKSFKAIALQGAGDPNVVANGISEALLTTAAGLFIAIPAIIAYQTFSRKADKIMLEIEKTSTALINIKKARKKEEI, from the coding sequence ATGTACACTTATTTTGTAGAAGGTGGAATAATGATGTGGCTTTTAGCTGCATTGTCTATAGTAGGATTGGGAACAATACTGGAGAGAACTGCTTATTTCATGAAAAATGAACAGGGAATAACAACAGAATTTAAAGAGGAAATAGTAAACTTAGTGAGAGCAGAAAAAGAAAACGAAGCAATAGCATTGTGTGATAAAACAAATAATTCAGTGTCAAGAACAGTAAAGAGCATACTTTTAGCATATAGAAATGAAAATGATCTATATGAAAGCAAAGAGAAGCTTATGAAAGAAAAAGCTTTGGAACAGATAGAAAACCTTGAAAGAAGATTGTCTATATTGGGAATAGTGGCATATATCTCTCCAATGGCTGGACTTCTTGGAACTGTACTTGGAATGATAAAATCATTTAAAGCCATAGCATTACAAGGGGCAGGAGATCCAAATGTAGTAGCCAATGGGATATCAGAAGCACTTCTTACAACAGCAGCAGGATTATTTATAGCAATACCAGCAATAATAGCTTATCAGACATTCAGCAGAAAAGCTGACAAGATAATGCTTGAGATAGAGAAAACGTCTACTGCCCTTATCAATATCAAAAAGGCTAGAAAGAAGGAAGAGATATGA
- a CDS encoding ABC transporter ATP-binding protein, giving the protein METIKGHNIELAYGEKVIIHDLNIEITKGEVVSIIGTNGCGKSTLLKAISRVLPCKNGNIYLDGEEISNIKNKEFAKKLAFVSQNNEIPDDITVYDFIMYGRVPHKKWYEVYNQEDKDIVDWAITMCKLDKFRERKVMSLSGGERQKVWIAMVLAQKTGILLLDEPTTYLDICHQFEIMELVRELNQNLGITIIMVLHDLNQAAQYSNRIIVLKDGKKYKEGKSLEVLTPQLIREVYRVESSIEIEDGVPYFRLKGIVK; this is encoded by the coding sequence ATGGAAACTATAAAAGGACATAATATAGAACTGGCTTATGGAGAAAAGGTCATCATTCACGATTTGAATATTGAGATAACTAAGGGAGAGGTAGTTTCTATAATAGGGACTAACGGCTGTGGAAAATCAACTCTTTTGAAAGCTATATCAAGAGTACTCCCATGTAAAAATGGAAACATATATTTAGATGGAGAAGAGATCAGTAATATAAAAAACAAAGAATTTGCAAAGAAGCTTGCATTTGTATCACAAAACAATGAGATTCCTGATGATATAACTGTATATGATTTTATCATGTATGGAAGAGTTCCTCATAAAAAATGGTATGAAGTATATAATCAGGAAGATAAAGATATTGTAGATTGGGCTATTACAATGTGCAAACTGGATAAATTCAGAGAGAGAAAAGTAATGAGTCTGTCAGGTGGAGAGAGGCAGAAAGTATGGATAGCAATGGTACTTGCTCAAAAGACAGGAATACTTCTTCTGGATGAACCTACTACATATCTGGATATATGTCATCAGTTTGAGATAATGGAGCTGGTGAGAGAATTGAATCAGAATCTGGGAATAACTATAATAATGGTGCTTCACGATTTGAATCAGGCTGCTCAATACAGCAACAGAATAATTGTGCTTAAAGATGGTAAAAAATATAAAGAGGGAAAATCATTGGAAGTTCTTACACCACAGCTCATAAGAGAGGTGTACAGAGTGGAATCTTCAATTGAAATAGAAGATGGAGTTCCATACTTTAGATTAAAAGGGATAGTTAAATAA
- a CDS encoding FecCD family ABC transporter permease, which produces MFMNKDKRGRKIILIFTALVILGFSIIFSVRFGSVNYTSGEILKSLFIKSYDDEILKAILWDIRIPRILIAVMVGCNLSLAGVLLQAVMKNPLADPGLTGVSSGASVTALIIMILYPKAIFFMNFSAFVGGAIACAIVFMLAWKKGLKPIRVILSGVAINAILGSITGLMFILFSDEIQGVLSWLNGSLNGKNWRHVTGLLPYTAVGILACFTMIRDANILQLGDNFAVNLGVDIPRKRLKLCALACFLTGISVANVGLIGFVGLIVPHIARLIIGSDHTYLIPFAGLLGAVVLVIADTISRTMFSPIEIPAGIVMAVIGVPFFLYLLRKVGD; this is translated from the coding sequence ATGTTTATGAATAAAGATAAGAGAGGGAGGAAGATAATTCTTATCTTTACTGCTCTGGTTATTCTAGGTTTTTCAATAATATTTTCAGTGAGATTTGGGAGTGTAAATTATACTTCTGGAGAGATACTGAAATCTCTTTTTATAAAAAGTTATGACGATGAGATATTAAAAGCTATTTTATGGGATATAAGAATACCACGTATATTGATTGCTGTAATGGTAGGGTGTAATCTGTCATTGGCTGGAGTGCTGTTACAAGCTGTAATGAAAAATCCTCTGGCTGATCCGGGTCTTACAGGGGTGTCTTCAGGAGCTAGCGTCACTGCTCTGATTATTATGATACTTTATCCTAAAGCTATATTTTTTATGAATTTCTCTGCATTTGTAGGGGGAGCAATAGCCTGTGCCATTGTATTTATGCTGGCATGGAAAAAAGGGCTGAAGCCTATCAGGGTAATTCTGTCGGGGGTAGCTATAAATGCTATACTTGGAAGTATTACAGGATTGATGTTTATATTATTCAGTGATGAGATACAGGGAGTATTGTCATGGCTAAATGGAAGTCTCAATGGGAAAAACTGGAGACATGTAACAGGACTGCTTCCATATACTGCTGTGGGAATTTTAGCCTGTTTTACTATGATAAGAGATGCAAATATTCTTCAATTAGGAGATAATTTTGCTGTGAATCTGGGAGTAGATATTCCTAGAAAAAGATTAAAACTTTGTGCTCTTGCCTGTTTTCTAACAGGAATATCAGTAGCAAATGTAGGACTGATAGGCTTTGTAGGACTGATAGTTCCTCACATAGCCAGATTGATTATAGGTTCAGATCACACATATCTGATACCATTTGCTGGACTTCTTGGTGCTGTAGTGCTGGTAATAGCTGACACAATATCAAGAACTATGTTTTCACCTATTGAGATACCTGCTGGTATAGTAATGGCTGTAATTGGTGTGCCGTTCTTCCTGTACCTGCTGAGAAAGGTAGGTGACTAG
- a CDS encoding ABC transporter substrate-binding protein — MKKVYIILTAVFLLVIGNISFGKEKFSIHQGEEDLQLDYFPKAVVTDSAIISRFLAALDIDLVGVASSTTKIPEKYDEVPRIGRSGIPDLERVKALRTDLVISTIYSKPALKPKYDNLNIPSFYMKVDTYDESMKAIEILGKAFHKDKEAKAILDDVKRREKILAEKLKGKEKKRVAILYGNGESFFMTGKNHFLQGLMDKIGCENVVTSIDNSVLLKRSVPFSMEQLIKANPDVILRLPTSQTKNGEGFEEIFSSNPVWKLTKAYKNNKILDIDPTLFRMSAGVNSIDALEELYRYVYE, encoded by the coding sequence ATGAAAAAAGTATATATTATTCTAACTGCTGTATTCCTACTTGTAATAGGAAATATATCTTTTGGAAAAGAGAAATTTTCTATACATCAGGGAGAAGAGGACTTGCAGCTGGATTATTTTCCAAAGGCTGTAGTTACAGATTCGGCTATAATATCAAGATTTCTGGCAGCTCTGGATATTGATCTGGTAGGAGTGGCAAGTTCTACAACAAAGATACCTGAAAAATATGATGAGGTGCCAAGAATAGGGAGATCTGGAATACCTGATCTGGAAAGAGTAAAAGCTCTGAGAACAGATCTTGTAATCTCTACTATTTATTCTAAACCAGCATTAAAGCCTAAATATGACAATCTCAATATACCTAGTTTTTATATGAAAGTAGATACATATGATGAATCTATGAAGGCTATTGAGATATTGGGAAAAGCTTTTCATAAGGACAAGGAAGCTAAGGCTATACTTGATGATGTGAAAAGGAGAGAAAAAATACTGGCTGAAAAATTAAAGGGAAAAGAAAAGAAGAGAGTAGCCATCCTTTATGGAAATGGAGAGAGTTTTTTTATGACTGGAAAAAACCATTTTCTGCAAGGGCTTATGGACAAGATAGGATGTGAAAATGTAGTAACTTCTATTGATAACAGTGTACTTTTGAAAAGATCAGTACCATTCAGCATGGAACAGCTCATTAAAGCTAATCCTGATGTAATATTGAGACTTCCTACAAGTCAGACTAAAAATGGAGAGGGATTTGAAGAGATATTTTCAAGCAACCCTGTATGGAAGCTCACAAAGGCATATAAAAATAATAAAATACTGGATATCGATCCTACATTGTTCAGAATGAGTGCCGGGGTAAATTCGATAGACGCATTGGAGGAATTATACAGATATGTTTATGAATAA
- a CDS encoding sirohydrochlorin cobaltochelatase translates to MGKMRNLLAGAMLLAGGTVAFAHSEGGYVDNNFFKGMQKGDKAAVLMVHFGTTYDDTRALTIDAINKKAKDEFKNADVKEAYTSRIIMRRLKAKGIEKQNPTEVINDLKAKGYTHLLVQGTNIMNGVESNNLAEELKKYEKDFKDIRMGNPLLTDHEDYEKVAKAIAKKIGPLKANQGVVLVGHGTHHFGGSAYAMMDYVFTAEGMDTYAVGTVEGYPAFDNVVAKLKSKGVKEVILMPFMFVAGDHANNDIAEDWNNDLKEAGFTVSKIILEGLGQNPDIQNIYIDHAKFAAQHKPEDMQAKKVQYANDKD, encoded by the coding sequence ATGGGAAAAATGAGAAATTTATTGGCTGGAGCTATGCTTCTAGCTGGAGGAACTGTTGCATTTGCACATTCAGAAGGAGGATACGTGGATAACAATTTTTTCAAAGGAATGCAGAAGGGTGACAAAGCAGCTGTACTTATGGTTCACTTTGGAACTACTTATGATGACACAAGAGCTTTAACTATTGATGCCATCAACAAAAAAGCTAAAGATGAATTCAAAAATGCTGATGTAAAAGAAGCTTACACTTCAAGAATAATTATGAGAAGACTAAAAGCTAAAGGAATTGAAAAACAAAATCCTACTGAAGTTATCAACGATCTGAAAGCTAAAGGGTATACTCATCTTTTAGTACAAGGTACTAACATTATGAATGGTGTAGAATCTAACAACCTAGCTGAAGAATTAAAAAAATATGAAAAAGATTTTAAAGATATAAGAATGGGAAATCCACTATTAACTGACCATGAAGATTATGAAAAAGTAGCAAAAGCTATTGCTAAAAAAATTGGACCTCTAAAAGCTAACCAAGGTGTAGTTTTAGTAGGACATGGAACTCATCACTTTGGTGGTTCTGCATATGCTATGATGGACTATGTATTTACTGCTGAAGGAATGGACACTTATGCTGTAGGTACAGTAGAAGGATACCCTGCATTCGATAATGTAGTTGCTAAATTAAAATCTAAAGGTGTTAAAGAGGTTATCTTAATGCCATTTATGTTTGTTGCTGGAGATCATGCTAATAATGATATAGCTGAAGACTGGAACAATGACCTTAAAGAAGCTGGATTCACAGTTTCTAAAATCATATTAGAAGGTTTAGGACAAAATCCTGATATTCAAAATATCTATATTGATCATGCTAAATTTGCTGCTCAACATAAACCTGAAGATATGCAGGCTAAAAAAGTTCAATATGCAAATGATAAAGACTAG
- a CDS encoding DUF4261 domain-containing protein produces the protein MLFWGKKKKMLPDIIVGFVLLEGFDYNFNKLKLNLKNEWGIEIKDSAEEDTIAFNVDDMLIACSFVPGPIPDHEVESHYKDNWMWEDAEAKVSKHRSHVIISILNGKDNIERHKIFTKIASSILVEDEAIAVYMSPMIIEKETYRCLAKELKLGKLPVLLWVYIGIASDKNGISAYTLGLNHFKKKEVEILNSLRECEEIFEFLLRIVGEIIKNDINVEKGSFYKIGKNGFSFKVSSGIFVSGKSLKITY, from the coding sequence ATGTTGTTTTGGGGAAAAAAGAAAAAAATGCTTCCAGATATTATAGTGGGATTTGTCCTCTTGGAAGGTTTTGATTACAACTTCAATAAATTAAAATTGAATTTGAAGAATGAATGGGGGATAGAAATAAAAGATTCAGCAGAAGAGGATACTATAGCTTTTAATGTAGATGATATGCTTATAGCTTGCAGTTTTGTACCAGGGCCGATTCCTGATCATGAAGTGGAAAGTCATTACAAGGATAACTGGATGTGGGAGGACGCAGAGGCAAAAGTATCAAAACATAGATCTCATGTGATAATTTCCATACTCAATGGAAAGGATAATATAGAAAGACATAAAATATTTACTAAAATAGCAAGCAGTATATTAGTAGAAGATGAGGCTATTGCTGTATATATGAGTCCTATGATTATTGAAAAAGAAACTTATAGATGTTTAGCCAAAGAATTAAAACTGGGAAAACTTCCTGTGCTTTTATGGGTGTATATAGGAATAGCCAGTGATAAAAATGGTATATCAGCTTACACTTTAGGACTTAATCATTTTAAGAAGAAAGAGGTGGAAATATTGAATTCTCTCAGAGAATGTGAAGAAATATTTGAATTTCTTTTGAGAATAGTTGGTGAGATAATAAAAAATGATATCAATGTTGAAAAGGGAAGTTTCTATAAAATAGGAAAAAATGGATTTTCTTTTAAGGTATCTTCTGGGATATTTGTAAGCGGAAAATCTTTAAAAATAACATATTAG
- a CDS encoding autotransporter outer membrane beta-barrel domain-containing protein, translating to MWIKGGSGTIEFSKDDGTKWEDGNPYTENSWKDNTYINNMVLSGNQNGKNVYGNIIGYGLRLSGNLKEVEFINNGLIFGAESFGSLGIYNENGSIGSIKNNGAISSRYGIYNLSKDSGSGVIENLINSGTISGNNFGIYNSSTDSDSKSIIGSLINIGIISGTSESGICNSSFYSGSGSIESLINTGIISSGKSGIWNYSTDSGSSSNIGSLLNIGSISGDISGISNESLGSGIIENLQNAGVISSGISGISNESLGSSIIENLQNAGVISSGISGIWNYSTSSGSSSNIGSLLNIGSISGDISGISNESLGLGIIENLQNAGVISSGISGIWNYSTSSGSSSNIGSLQNVGVIYGEINAIHNSGGTINNAYNYGLLVSSSDFVVQNDRGTVDFIKSYGLAFKVDGDKYILEEKYSGKFGEIYGNTDVVIGYEKDEGKFNFNKPITDKYTIINAKAKTKDSDDNVIGTESLTLENGKLKYYDSDEASGGKDKEEIIDSTKKYILNGITDTLKVSGWYNELNNSIVNAYKTAVVMDNNSILTLDNTIVNGGLDGTSPVVSMTGNNNLILKNTTVNATKSSAISMTGTDSILSIEEKSIINGKIELAGANNIITIKESIINGDILATAGNNTLNLIGNRDEKRVVLYNNTMNIFNEISGFANLNIVNNVAFYENAKITNVGKINIQKDGILVLRIDSTVKDSSNGKIKGHALYENTGTIKSIDCGKLLLALNGAGKENIISFNTTTLGEGLNNDTIGTTSKLHTVDRISDNEIMISSILDLPDYLKYPQLNKIYHGILSVEDLIGNFNVDDDEKLSTFLGYLNDIYAGNPYSYSNELSRKSAGMFRDIVTDNIFKADAGKWMIYGGLTHVDGGTKDTYYGKGYYTYDIGSSDMDADTKITGAYMLGEYGISDTLTSGVVIGGNKLKSDLSNGSKVDGSALYLGAYAKKYIGNLKVTAGAGFQYGDYDADRIAVNKVASSTAEPVMQYSDNYNDMTYDIYLNGRYSHQVGENLFLEPYGTLSYTYIDQDGANEGSKALAIETDSKSFDYTVGKIGVDLKKVIPHEKGTSTLTAGVSYTKILDGAEEEYITGRFKGGSDFDILVAHKNEHSIGLNAKYALELENGVLFDIKGTYSVERDSHNGSGKNKTKGEWIAGAGMGYKF from the coding sequence TTGTGGATAAAAGGTGGTAGCGGAACAATAGAATTTAGTAAGGATGATGGAACAAAATGGGAAGATGGAAATCCATATACTGAAAACAGTTGGAAAGATAATACTTATATAAATAATATGGTTTTATCTGGAAATCAAAATGGGAAAAATGTATATGGAAATATTATTGGCTATGGATTGAGATTAAGTGGAAATTTAAAAGAAGTAGAATTTATAAATAATGGTTTAATTTTTGGAGCAGAAAGTTTTGGTAGTCTTGGAATCTATAATGAGAATGGAAGTATAGGTAGTATAAAAAATAATGGAGCTATATCCAGTAGGTATGGAATTTATAATTTGAGTAAAGATTCAGGTTCAGGTGTTATAGAAAATTTGATAAATAGCGGAACTATATCTGGCAATAATTTTGGGATTTATAATTCTAGTACTGACTCAGATTCAAAAAGTATTATAGGAAGTCTAATAAATATAGGAATTATATCTGGTACTTCTGAATCTGGAATTTGTAATTCTAGTTTCTACTCAGGATCAGGTAGTATAGAGAGTTTAATAAATACAGGAATTATATCTAGTGGTAAATCTGGAATTTGGAATTATAGTACTGACTCAGGTTCAAGCAGTAATATAGGAAGCCTATTAAATATAGGAAGTATATCTGGTGATATTTCTGGAATTTCTAATGAAAGTTTAGGTTCGGGTATTATAGAAAATCTCCAAAATGCTGGGGTTATATCTAGTGGTATTTCTGGAATTTCTAATGAAAGTTTAGGTTCAAGTATTATAGAAAATCTTCAAAATGCTGGGGTTATATCTAGTGGTATTTCTGGAATTTGGAATTATAGTACTAGTTCAGGTTCAAGCAGTAATATAGGAAGCCTATTAAATATAGGAAGTATATCTGGTGATATTTCTGGAATTTCTAATGAAAGTTTAGGTTTGGGTATTATAGAAAATCTCCAAAATGCTGGGGTTATATCTAGTGGTATTTCTGGAATTTGGAATTATAGTACTAGTTCAGGTTCAAGCAGTAATATAGGAAGTCTCCAAAATGTAGGAGTTATCTATGGGGAAATAAATGCTATACATAATAGTGGGGGAACAATAAATAATGCGTATAACTATGGACTTCTTGTGAGTAGTAGTGATTTTGTAGTACAAAATGATAGAGGTACAGTTGATTTTATAAAAAGTTATGGACTTGCTTTTAAAGTTGATGGAGATAAATATATTTTAGAAGAAAAGTATTCAGGAAAATTTGGAGAAATTTATGGTAATACAGATGTTGTAATTGGCTATGAAAAAGATGAAGGAAAATTTAATTTTAATAAGCCAATAACTGATAAATATACAATAATCAATGCTAAAGCGAAAACAAAAGATTCTGATGATAATGTAATAGGAACTGAAAGTTTAACATTGGAAAATGGAAAGTTAAAATATTATGATTCTGATGAAGCTTCTGGTGGAAAAGATAAAGAAGAAATTATTGACTCAACTAAAAAATATATTCTAAATGGAATAACAGATACTCTTAAAGTTTCTGGATGGTATAACGAATTAAATAACAGCATAGTTAATGCTTATAAGACAGCAGTTGTAATGGATAATAATTCAATACTTACTTTGGACAATACAATAGTAAATGGAGGATTAGATGGAACTTCTCCAGTTGTTTCTATGACAGGAAATAATAATCTCATTCTTAAAAATACTACAGTAAATGCTACAAAATCATCAGCTATTTCTATGACAGGAACAGACAGTATTCTTTCCATTGAAGAAAAAAGTATAATTAATGGAAAGATAGAATTAGCAGGAGCAAATAATATAATTACTATTAAAGAAAGTATAATCAATGGAGATATATTAGCAACAGCAGGTAATAATACTCTAAATCTAATAGGAAACAGAGATGAAAAAAGAGTTGTTCTATATAATAATACTATGAATATTTTTAATGAAATAAGCGGCTTTGCAAATCTTAATATTGTAAATAATGTTGCTTTCTATGAAAATGCAAAAATAACAAATGTGGGAAAGATAAATATACAGAAAGATGGAATACTAGTTTTAAGAATAGACTCAACTGTTAAAGATTCTAGCAATGGAAAAATAAAAGGTCATGCACTATATGAAAATACAGGGACAATAAAGTCAATAGATTGTGGTAAGCTTCTTCTTGCTCTAAATGGAGCAGGAAAAGAAAATATAATCAGTTTTAATACTACTACTTTAGGAGAGGGATTAAATAATGATACTATTGGTACAACATCAAAACTTCATACTGTGGATAGAATATCTGATAATGAGATAATGATATCATCTATTTTGGATTTACCAGACTATTTAAAATATCCTCAATTAAATAAAATATATCATGGAATTCTTTCTGTTGAAGATTTAATAGGAAACTTCAATGTAGATGATGATGAAAAACTATCAACTTTCTTAGGATACCTAAATGACATCTATGCAGGAAATCCATACTCATATTCTAATGAGCTTTCAAGAAAGTCAGCAGGAATGTTTAGAGATATAGTTACTGATAATATATTTAAAGCTGATGCAGGAAAATGGATGATATATGGTGGGCTTACTCATGTAGATGGTGGAACTAAAGATACATATTATGGAAAAGGATACTATACTTATGACATAGGAAGTTCAGACATGGATGCAGATACTAAGATAACTGGTGCATATATGTTAGGAGAATATGGAATATCAGATACACTAACTTCAGGAGTAGTAATTGGAGGAAACAAACTAAAATCTGACTTGTCTAATGGATCGAAAGTAGATGGAAGCGCATTGTATCTTGGAGCATATGCTAAAAAGTATATTGGAAATCTAAAAGTAACAGCAGGAGCAGGATTCCAGTATGGAGATTATGATGCAGATAGAATAGCAGTAAACAAAGTAGCTTCAAGTACAGCAGAACCAGTGATGCAATATTCAGATAATTACAATGATATGACATATGATATTTATTTGAATGGAAGATATTCACATCAAGTTGGAGAGAACTTATTCCTAGAACCTTATGGAACATTGTCATATACATACATAGACCAAGATGGAGCTAATGAAGGAAGCAAAGCTTTAGCAATAGAAACTGATTCTAAATCATTTGACTACACAGTAGGGAAAATAGGAGTAGACCTTAAAAAAGTAATACCTCATGAAAAAGGAACAAGTACTTTAACAGCAGGAGTAAGCTATACTAAAATATTAGATGGAGCAGAGGAAGAATATATCACAGGAAGATTCAAAGGTGGAAGTGACTTTGATATCTTAGTAGCTCACAAAAATGAACATAGTATTGGATTGAATGCTAAATATGCACTTGAATTAGAAAATGGAGTGCTATTTGATATAAAAGGAACTTATTCTGTAGAGAGAGATTCGCACAATGGTTCTGGAAAGAACAAGACAAAAGGTGAATGGATAGCAGGAGCAGGAATGGGGTATAAGTTTTAA